GGGAGTGGACGACATATACATTATAACAATGGTCCTGAAGATAATCCGCCAGATAATACATCCGTTGGCACCAGCCCCATTGGCTATAAGGAATCATATTAAGCGTGATAATCATTACCGATTTCTCACAGTTTTCCATCTTCTATTCGCCTCTCTTTTTTGAATCAAATTATCAAATGATTGGAGGAGATTATTCAGTCATTGCTTTTTTCTGGACCAATATGCTCGCCTTCAGTAAACTGTCAAACGTCCCTGCATCGCTCCAGAATCCCTCAAGCATCGCAAATTGCATTGCACCCCGCCTGATGTAAGAGTTGTTGACATCTGTAATTTCAAGCTCGCCGCGTCCGGAGGGTGTGAGCTTTTTAATACTGTCAAACACACGGCCGTCATAGAAGTAAAGGCCGGTGACAGCATTGTTCGATTTTGGCTCTTTCGGCTTCTCTTCGATGCCAACTACCTGATCGCCGTCTACCTCGGCAACGCCGAAGCGATGGGGATCGGAGACTTCCTTGAGGAAGATCTTCGCCCCACCATCGAACATCTCGACATCCTTCCTGACATTATCCTGAAAGATGTTATCCCCAAGAATAACTGCCACGTCCTCCTTCCTGGCCCATCGCTCCGCAAGCCCGAGCGCCTGTGCAATGCCTCCGGCCTCGTCCTGGATCTCGTAGGTAATACGAACACCAAACTCCGAGCCGGAACCAAGGAGTTCAAGGAAGTCACCGGCATGGCCTTTACCGGAGACAATCATGATCTCTGTTATCCCTGCGTCAATGAGAGTCTCAAGCGGATAGTAGATCATCGGTTTGTCATAGACGGGCAGCAGGTGCTTGTTTGTCACCTTGGTGAGGGGGTGGAGACGGGACCCGGTCCCGCCGGCGAGAATGATTCCTTTCATAATGATGTCTCCATGTTTTTTGTTCCCAGGTATTCTTTCAGGGCAGCCTGCCACGGACGCATCGGGCAGGTCTTTGTATTCTCAAGGACCGAAAACTTCGGCCGTTTTGCCGGCCGGATGAATTCCTCAGACGAACAGGGCTCGACATTTGGGATAATTGCCGAGGCAAACTCGAACCAAGAGCAGACACCTTCATTTGTGATGTGATACATTCCCGGTTCACCGTTAGCGATTACCAGTGTCTTTGCAGCGAGATCGACAGTATAGGTAGGTTTCCCATACTGATCTTCAACAACCCGGACCGTCTCCATCTCATCAGAAATCCGGAGCATCGTGTCAACAAAGTTCGGGCCGTTCTGGCCGAAGAGCCACGAGGTCCGGATGATCCGGTAATCTTCCATTGCAGCCATGATCGCCCGCTCACCCCGGAGTTTCGAGGCACCATAGACATTGATCGGGTTCGGGATATCCGACTCTGTATATGGTTCCTGCGACCCGTCAAAGACATAATCAGTGCTGTAGTGGACAAGGGTCGCTCCCACCTCATGGCAGACAGCAGCAATATATCCCGGCCCTTCCCCGTTCACCGCAAACGCCAGATCCTCGTGATCCTCACACCCATCGACATTTGTGAAGGCCGCTGCATTGATGACGAGCGATGGTTTCAGATCTGAAATGAAAGAAAAGACCGCTGCTTCATCGGTGATGTCGAGCTCATGGCCCCGGCAGACTGCATCCGGATACACCTTCTGCAGGTCAGTACCAAGCATGCCGGACGCCCCGAGGATCAGCACCTTTTGGGCCATTATTGGCTCCCTTCCTTCAGGGGCCGCCACCACCACTCGTTATCGATATACCACTGCACGGTCGCCGTCATCGCCTCGTCAAAGGAGAAGGCGGGCTCCCAGCCCATCTTCCGGAGTTTCGAGAAGTCAAGGGAATACCGGAAGTCATGACCTTTCCGGTCCTCAACATACTCAATCACCGACTCGTCTTTGTCGAGCAGCCGGAGGATTGTATCCGTAATCTCAAGGTTCGTTTTTTCTTCGCCGCCGCCGATATTGTAGGCCTCACCAGGTTGCCCGTTCTCAAGCAGGAAGTCGATTGCCCTGCAGTGATCAATCACATAGAGCCAGTCACGAATGTTTTGGCCAGTGCCATAAACAGGGACTTTCTTGCCCTCCATGAGATTTGTCACAAAGAGGGGTATGAGTTTTTCAGGATACTGGAAAGGGCCATAATTATTCGTGCACCGGGTCACGATCACCGGGAGCTGGTGGGTATGCCAGTACGAGAGGGCGAGAAGGTCAGACCCTGCCTTGCTCGATGAATACGGACTCGAGGGATTCAGGTT
Above is a window of Methanogenium organophilum DNA encoding:
- a CDS encoding sugar phosphate nucleotidyltransferase; translated protein: MKGIILAGGTGSRLHPLTKVTNKHLLPVYDKPMIYYPLETLIDAGITEIMIVSGKGHAGDFLELLGSGSEFGVRITYEIQDEAGGIAQALGLAERWARKEDVAVILGDNIFQDNVRKDVEMFDGGAKIFLKEVSDPHRFGVAEVDGDQVVGIEEKPKEPKSNNAVTGLYFYDGRVFDSIKKLTPSGRGELEITDVNNSYIRRGAMQFAMLEGFWSDAGTFDSLLKASILVQKKAMTE
- the rfbD gene encoding dTDP-4-dehydrorhamnose reductase, producing MAQKVLILGASGMLGTDLQKVYPDAVCRGHELDITDEAAVFSFISDLKPSLVINAAAFTNVDGCEDHEDLAFAVNGEGPGYIAAVCHEVGATLVHYSTDYVFDGSQEPYTESDIPNPINVYGASKLRGERAIMAAMEDYRIIRTSWLFGQNGPNFVDTMLRISDEMETVRVVEDQYGKPTYTVDLAAKTLVIANGEPGMYHITNEGVCSWFEFASAIIPNVEPCSSEEFIRPAKRPKFSVLENTKTCPMRPWQAALKEYLGTKNMETSL
- the rfbB gene encoding dTDP-glucose 4,6-dehydratase, whose product is MHLLVTGGCGFIGSNFIRHMLESHPDISITNLDVLTYAGNTENLKDIKDDPRYTFVQGDICDRSAVDGVLDQYHINTIVHFAAESHVDRSIADGSVFVKTNVLGTFTMLDAALAHGIDRFVHVSTDEVYGSTPEGSFVETDNLNPSSPYSSSKAGSDLLALSYWHTHQLPVIVTRCTNNYGPFQYPEKLIPLFVTNLMEGKKVPVYGTGQNIRDWLYVIDHCRAIDFLLENGQPGEAYNIGGGEEKTNLEITDTILRLLDKDESVIEYVEDRKGHDFRYSLDFSKLRKMGWEPAFSFDEAMTATVQWYIDNEWWWRPLKEGSQ